Proteins encoded together in one Streptomyces umbrinus window:
- a CDS encoding class I adenylate-forming enzyme family protein, whose amino-acid sequence MTTDTAHALGASRTFWELVERRAALTPDRPVLLQDDRTLTFEELRAGAERTAAGLHDLGVRPGTVVAWQLPTRIETVVLAMALARLGAVQSPVIPFYRDREVAFAVRESGAAHFAVPGEWRGFDHTAMAERINAPGVFEAYDSLPEGNPSVLPPPPTTGTDVRWIYWTSGTTSDPKGVLHTDRSLIAGGSCLAHALHLSADDIGSIAFPFAHIGGPDYLVMLLLYGFPAVLFEKFGLPDALEGYRKHGVTVAGGSTAFYSMFLAEQRKQPDARLIPTLRLLAGGGAPKPPEVHHAVVREMGVRLTHGYGMTEVPMITMGSPDDSEENLATTEGRPPEGMEIRIVDGEVRLRGEAVCTGYLNPAQTTEAFDEDGFLITGDLGHLTPSGHLVLTGRLKDVIIRKGENISAKEIEDLLHRHPAVGDVAVIGLPDAERGERVCAVIEQPDKTPQLTLSAITDYLRSEGLSVHKLPEQLELVDALPRNETLRKVLKYKLRERYSGTVK is encoded by the coding sequence ATGACGACGGACACCGCACACGCACTGGGCGCCTCCCGCACCTTCTGGGAACTCGTCGAGCGTCGCGCCGCGCTCACCCCCGACCGCCCCGTCCTCCTCCAGGACGACCGCACGCTCACCTTCGAGGAGCTGCGCGCGGGCGCGGAGCGGACCGCGGCCGGCCTCCATGACCTGGGCGTGCGCCCCGGCACGGTGGTCGCCTGGCAGTTGCCGACCCGCATCGAGACGGTCGTGCTCGCGATGGCCCTGGCCAGGCTGGGCGCGGTCCAGTCCCCGGTGATCCCCTTCTACCGGGACCGCGAAGTCGCCTTCGCCGTAAGGGAGTCGGGGGCCGCACACTTCGCCGTACCGGGCGAGTGGCGCGGCTTCGACCACACGGCGATGGCGGAACGCATCAACGCACCCGGCGTCTTCGAGGCGTACGACTCCCTACCCGAGGGGAACCCTTCCGTCCTGCCCCCGCCCCCCACCACGGGCACGGACGTGCGCTGGATCTACTGGACCTCGGGGACCACGTCCGACCCCAAGGGCGTACTGCACACGGACCGTTCGCTGATCGCCGGCGGCTCCTGCCTCGCCCACGCGCTGCACCTGTCGGCCGACGACATCGGCTCGATCGCGTTCCCCTTCGCGCACATAGGCGGCCCCGACTATCTGGTCATGCTGCTGCTGTACGGGTTCCCGGCGGTCCTCTTCGAGAAGTTCGGACTGCCGGACGCGCTGGAGGGCTACCGCAAGCACGGGGTGACGGTGGCGGGCGGCTCGACGGCGTTCTACTCGATGTTCCTGGCCGAACAGCGCAAGCAGCCGGACGCCAGACTCATCCCCACCCTGCGCCTCCTCGCGGGCGGCGGCGCGCCGAAGCCGCCCGAGGTCCACCACGCCGTCGTACGGGAGATGGGCGTCCGGCTGACCCACGGATACGGCATGACCGAGGTCCCGATGATCACGATGGGCTCGCCCGACGACTCGGAGGAGAACCTCGCGACGACCGAGGGAAGGCCCCCGGAGGGGATGGAGATCCGGATCGTGGACGGGGAGGTGAGACTGCGCGGAGAAGCCGTCTGCACGGGCTATCTGAACCCCGCGCAGACCACGGAGGCCTTCGACGAGGACGGTTTCCTGATCACAGGAGACCTCGGGCACCTCACGCCCTCCGGCCATCTGGTCCTGACGGGCCGCCTGAAGGACGTCATCATCCGCAAGGGAGAGAACATCTCGGCGAAGGAGATAGAGGACCTGCTGCACCGCCACCCGGCGGTAGGAGATGTCGCGGTGATAGGCCTGCCGGACGCGGAACGCGGCGAACGCGTATGCGCGGTGATCGAACAACCGGACAAAACTCCGCAGTTGACGCTCTCCGCCATCACCGACTACCTACGCTCGGAAGGGCTGTCCGTGCACAAGCTGCCGGAGCAACTGGAGCTGGTGGACGCCCTTCCGCGCAACGAGACCCTGCGGAAGGTGCTCAAGTACAAGCTCAGGGAACGCTATTCGGGCACCGTGAAGTAG
- a CDS encoding EF-hand domain-containing protein: MVSTEYERKIAARFATFDQDGNGYIDREDFNAATKALLAEFGTTARSDKGQALYIGAEAFWQGMAGIADRDGDQRITREEFVGGAVKRLRDNADRFAEIARPFLDAALAIADGDGDSAATVDEIARALKALGAPETVATAAAGALDADSDGRVTEPEIVSAFARYFTVPE, translated from the coding sequence ATGGTCAGCACCGAGTACGAGCGAAAGATCGCCGCCCGGTTCGCCACCTTCGATCAGGACGGCAACGGCTATATCGACCGCGAGGACTTCAACGCGGCGACCAAGGCGCTGCTCGCCGAGTTCGGCACGACGGCCCGGTCCGACAAGGGCCAGGCCCTCTACATCGGCGCGGAGGCCTTCTGGCAGGGCATGGCCGGAATAGCGGACCGGGACGGCGACCAGCGGATCACCCGCGAGGAGTTCGTGGGCGGCGCGGTGAAGCGGCTGCGGGACAACGCCGACCGGTTCGCCGAGATCGCCCGCCCGTTCCTGGACGCGGCGCTCGCCATCGCGGACGGCGACGGGGACTCGGCGGCGACCGTCGACGAGATCGCGCGGGCCCTCAAGGCCCTCGGCGCGCCCGAGACCGTCGCCACCGCCGCGGCCGGCGCGCTGGATGCGGACTCCGACGGCCGGGTCACCGAGCCGGAGATCGTGAGCGCCTTCGCCCGCTACTTCACGGTGCCCGAATAG
- a CDS encoding STAS domain-containing protein has protein sequence MTLRVTDGEQRGWAVLRVSGEMDLVTSPVLRQRVHDAVADGRHSVVLDLSGVLFCDSSGVGVLIASRRLLRSCQGRLRLILPAQGAVDGSHVNRVLGALGVRRLFDVYPDVGAAVDDEPDSLSA, from the coding sequence GTGACGCTCAGGGTGACCGACGGCGAGCAGCGCGGCTGGGCCGTGCTCCGGGTGTCGGGCGAGATGGATCTGGTGACGTCACCGGTGCTGCGGCAGCGCGTGCACGACGCCGTGGCCGACGGGCGGCACAGTGTTGTCCTCGATCTCTCCGGAGTCCTGTTCTGCGACTCCAGTGGTGTGGGGGTGCTGATCGCGAGCCGGCGACTGCTCCGCTCATGTCAGGGGCGCCTCCGCTTGATCCTTCCCGCGCAGGGCGCCGTGGACGGATCCCACGTCAACAGGGTGCTGGGCGCCCTGGGTGTGCGCCGGCTCTTCGACGTCTATCCCGATGTCGGTGCCGCTGTCGACGACGAGCCGGATTCCCTGTCCGCGTGA